ttacatattaaaaaaaagaacaaaattacCGCAAAGGCGACCGGTTCCACGGGTAACCAACCTAACACCATTTTCTTAAATCTCGTCGACGCGtctgaatttatttatatattcattCATTTCAGACAGCATGAGAATAATCCGCCTTGAAATCGAGTTTTTGACTTTGACccgttaaaacaaaacaaacaaataactcTGATCTTTCTTTTTGTCCGGCGAAGTTATGGACCGTTCTACGCCGACACATAACTCTTCAAACAAGAGTCTAAGCGTGAGCTATCTCGTCTCTCTAATGGTACTCTGCGCCAGGCACGCGAATCGTCTCTCCAAGAAGCTAAAGCCGAAGAAGCGAACTCGCTACGAAAACTTCGGCGGCCGATGGAATATGGCGAGCTCGCCGATGAGATTTAAGGCTGAGAAGGAGAAAACGGCGGCGATGGAAGAGGAGCAGCATGGCCTTTGGCAAAGAGAGATTTTGATGGGCGGAAAATGTGAGCCGTTAGATTTCTCGGGAGTGATTCACTACGACCGTAATGGACGGCAGTTAAGAGAGATGCCACCGAGGTCTCCACGTGGCACTCCGTTCCCAGTTCTTAAGACGGGTCGCCGTGAACGGGTCACCGTTGGACATGATAGGAACTAATGATTTTGAAGCAGTAaacatattatgtatattaagCATGTTATTGTGATGCCTTTATATTCTAAGTTATGTTACAACATTTAAACTTGGATAGGCCAGTAAAGTTTAGGGTTCAAAGTCCAAACCAACATGCCATAATAATATACTCTTGCTACTTCAGTTGCTACTGTGTTAAGCTTTAATGTTTTCTAATCTCGTTCATGTTTTACTTTTACGATATCGAGACTATCCGTAGACTGCGTTCGCCAACTTTCGATCATAGCATATTAGCATAGAGCCAGGAACTGAAAACAGCTTTTCCTtttggtttgtttatttaaattgtAGGCAAAGATAAGAGTTTTGTTGGCTCGATTAAAGTTTGGTTGTTCATTTTAATATTGACTCGATCcgctttatttatttaatttgactTAGTTCAGTTTGACTCAGTTATGTGTTGAAATTGAAAATGTTATTTATAGTTTGCTTATTAAGAACAAGACAGCGGTGAGTGGCCCAAAATCTATTGACCAAAAATGAGAGGCCATGCCTAAAAcggaaaacaaaactaaaataaaagttGCCTTTCCActcttattatttctttttataaaacataatttaatttagttattcgTAAATCGAAAGAGGCTACTCGCCAAGTTTCATACAAATATGGTGATATTTTGGACCCAAAAAATATGGTGATGTTAATGTAGGGTTAATTAAGCTAATGACTCTCCAAGGTGGAAAGAGATTATGGATGTAAAATCTGAAATTTCTAGTGTTTGAAAGAAAAGATTAGGCCAAAAATAGATTACATGCTTATGATCTACTTTGAGTTTGCGGAGTTGTTGATGCAAATAAATTAAGTTAATATGAAATTTTGCAAATAAAACGGTTCATCGTGGTTTGTTGTAGGTAAATTTTGGCTATCTTAATTAAGTTTTTGTAGAATGAATATGATTTGCCGATTAGGCAATTAAAGAGTTATCGTGGTAATTGTTCTCAAAATTATACAATAAATCTCCTAggatcatttttaaaataaataaccttAATGGCATATAATATTTACAACTTTACTAGCTAGCTCAGGTGTCTTCATATTAGAGCTTTCTCATAATTTGTTTTGGTCTGGCCCATGAATGCTTCTTAAATTTTCTAAGAAATTGAAAGATTTTTCGTTACCATAACACACCTTGTtggtaaatgaaaaaaatgctTCGTAAATTTTATAAGAATTGCCTTCTTGTTCAAAACCTAATACTCTTTCATTGCTAATGTCAATGTTCAATTGAGAGGAAAAAATTGACAATAAACGGATCGTAATAGTCGGACCAGTTGTTGGTACCGTAAAAATTACGTCCAATAGTTTTCAGAATTTGTTTTGGTCTGGCCTATATCAATAATCAAACTTTATGTTTTTGGACCAACTATTTTCGTGTATGGTTTACGGATTACGTATATACGGAGCGATCAAAGATAAGGTAGCGCAAGGGACAGATCTCATACTAGTATATTttatacggcaaaaaaaaatcttaccaTTTTTAAGTGACATTTCATACAAAAACACAAACtaaatttcaaagattaaatTGATCTCAGTATACATCATTGATGTTCATACAAAAAGAGACagaataaaactaaaacaacacaaataataaaaacagaaaAGTAATTTCTACATGAAACCAAACCGTATACGGGCGAAGCTTTTCATGCACCAGGTGCTGCATCTTTCTGCTTGCCATGGATGTATCCACCAGCATAGTCTTTGACATGAGCAGCCGTGTCAAATATCCGACTCCGAGCATAATCCACTTGATCCGACCCGACAGGGTGCATGCCTTTAAAATACCTATACGTCCACGAGATCAAAGCCGCCGTACCGAACACCATTCCAGCGAGGGACAAGAAGCCGCTTACAAGGAGGAACAAAGGGATCCATATAGGGcttgagatgatgatgattggaAGGAAAGCGATGAATCCAAGGACGAAAGCTGTGACGGTGATTCCAGTGAGTAAGAGGAGTATTCCACCGGAGATGAAGAATGCAAGGAGGCCGAAAAGCTGGCCAGAGTGATTAGGAGCTTTTGATTGTAGCTGACGGAGAAAGGATGCGACTGGATTGTTAATGTTGGTGCTGCGAGGCACGGTGGTTGAGCCGTACACGGGTCTGTGTTGGATGTCGCTCGCCATAACGAGATAGAAAGAGAGATGAATGAGGTAACGagattgaaagagagagaggagataAAGGGTGAAACAAATGGAGACATGTTTCGGATTTAAAGGCGCATGCATGCAAACACGTGTGGTTCCGGTCTTGTTTATTTTTACTGGCTTCTTCTGCGTCTACCATTATCCGTTGAAAGTTTTGTTGGTTtaagttttctcctttcttttctggTCAATATTATTAGTTAAATCTGATTTTTGGTGCTGAAACTTTTAGAAATGTAATTTTATTCGTTTTGAAAAAgttaatataagtaaataactaTTCGTTATCCATGACTTTCGCTACTTACCATGAGTCCATGACCGTTCTTCATGGTTATAAAGCATAAAGAAACGAAATTTCTCACTAATTGGTTAACTCcatataaattttcaattaatttgaTTTCGTAGAACATGTTGTTTGGTCACATCATTaaagaaaaagtgaaaaaacaatttttccttttttttaaataaaatgttaatttcgattaaaaacaacaacaattatTCACATTATATATAACCACAAATCAAACTGAAATTTACTTAAAGTTGCACATTTTCAGAAACTAATAAACATGGTCAGATGAACTAGACGATTCCTGCTCGAATGGCAATGGCTGTATCCA
This genomic interval from Brassica napus cultivar Da-Ae chromosome A6, Da-Ae, whole genome shotgun sequence contains the following:
- the LOC106351116 gene encoding oleosin-like, with product MHAPLNPKHVSICFTLYLLSLFQSRYLIHLSFYLVMASDIQHRPVYGSTTVPRSTNINNPVASFLRQLQSKAPNHSGQLFGLLAFFISGGILLLLTGITVTAFVLGFIAFLPIIIISSPIWIPLFLLVSGFLSLAGMVFGTAALISWTYRYFKGMHPVGSDQVDYARSRIFDTAAHVKDYAGGYIHGKQKDAAPGA
- the LOC125610137 gene encoding uncharacterized protein LOC125610137 produces the protein MDRSTPTHNSSNKSLSVSYLVSLMVLCARHANRLSKKLKPKKRTRYENFGGRWNMASSPMRFKAEKEKTAAMEEEQHGLWQREILMGGKCEPLDFSGVIHYDRNGRQLREMPPRSPRGTPFPVLKTGRRERVTVGHDRN